A single window of Oreochromis aureus strain Israel breed Guangdong linkage group 7, ZZ_aureus, whole genome shotgun sequence DNA harbors:
- the tdrd12 gene encoding putative ATP-dependent RNA helicase TDRD12 isoform X3 yields MLKISVLKVENPSCLWGRPIWGLSGDVETSELYKKLHFQMNLFYRGAKQDMRTLKPTSLEEGRVYVVYWAVKKSWCRAVVESIFVDSVSCQAWCFLVDHGEQVVVPSEQIRVAMENFLQLPFGVRRFHLAGIKPTTLRVSLLEEKAELKPSARWDSSATLFLHKLLQASTLKEAVLLEPESDSTPIKLYVTIGDIKICVNDDLVAKRFAYYSTNSTDGLEEGDRLPVMLSSSILTQSVSLVSNKPTAQTQPPSDQQCLVEAVGAADWLTAPSPPPQIVQHKLVKAGGEHRSVVTKQQLSPNSQSGSGSDAAKSSSSDDTDSSLAAALTKNLQLFRFLQFMKPGSSFEPAAPQEAEVLPLISNEKPEAENLQSCQAESLVDEEASSSRSVASAPPEETQSSDWVCARLLELLNPQALNPDPDAEDAVVSPFDPCRSGILVHATFPVEPWISVNDPTIADTLCWVQRKQYSTLSPADCYSWPAVARGCHTLVISSSADQPLSYLTPLLTHIMLNSIFTSHTSSSGPIAVLLCPGWEKVQAVYDLLGVSKVSQKLYPTTVLLGIGKDEAKSVKIPKNCLLLVTTPFSLVRLLSCHCFLFLRLCHLVLDEADQLVSLAPDEMTTILQHFQVTSDKESDSCPPQLIVVAKRWTNHMEGLLSTYMPCPSIVISVPEEAALYGNVQQVILMTLEISKISVLLGTLSFSPDVGQKTLIVANSFQEVDDVFKAVSTRSVFCLKIHEGLTHDIDFVLEQWKKDIGPGTHVILVTTDDCLKGLDIRDATCVVHYSFPSSPKLFGSRLFCMAENFRNFSKRDQMRSSAVTRSVLLISERNARHVIGVLRYLERANALLPPELLTFAQGVQMANEDQKTDRHLCSHLKSFGVCRNNGICPERHRFISQLDQSKLPASGVIEVVPLYIKTASVFYGRVVEKEDGGFEKMASEMASYYAEKKLGAKKLLEGGLYAVQEDDVFHRVKLLSVPDRGDRLFFSVLVCFIDMGKEEEVKSHQILELPEQFHSLHEQAVEIVVCRVKPIDSETSWHPKVTRAISQKIRGLQHRARVVLSLGNTVFVDPMVRVTQIPGMKTVINEYNVQAEILKTGMGIRNQEHVDLLRALCEENSSSKDDGHVSRLADNITSLEDVRITAEEEVLANNFKAPDLSPLEAMRSGNQSLVPAPTDHLVPVCDQNSQSESEGGFGQRNTDKKSAEQMESTRDGDVFPSTSYTAALNLHEEGVQEGADQSTREQVISTSIRTGSDDASRSFHPLIRWYQTHDSAIVTMKLANPENQRCDFYSDRVIYSGSVNGRFYRADLELHYKIAADVCCWEMKSNEPVLKLVKQQPGPWDKLLRNKNIFVSYDMEHFDEGEAEDGVPNGPWFVENTGEDDWYGNSESSSESDDFL; encoded by the exons ATGCTGAAAATATCTGTTCTGAAG GTGGAGAACCCATCGTGCCTCTGGGGCCGGCCCATTTGGGGTCTCAGCGGCGATGTGGAGACTTCAGAACTTTACAAAAAGCTACATTTTCAGATGAACCTCTTCTACCGCGGCGCCAAGCAGGACATGCGCACGCTAAAGCCCACATCGTTGGAGGAAGGACGG GTGTATGTGGTGTACTGGGCAGTAAAGAAGTCGTGGTGTCGGGCTGTGGTGGAGTCTATCTTCGTGGACTCGGTTTCCTGTCAAGCTTGGTGCTTTCTGGTCGACCACGGAGAACAAGTCGTCGTCCCCTCAGAGCA GATCCGGGTGGCGATGGAGAACTTCCTTCAGCTGCCTTTCGGGGTGCGAAGGTTCCACCTGGCGGGAATCAAACCAACAACCCTACGAGTGTCTCTGCTTGAGGAGAAGGCAGAGCTCAA ACCGTCGGCTCGGTGGGACAGCTCCGCCACGCTCTTCCTGCACAAGCTGCTGCAAG CATCGACCCTGAAGGAAGCCGTGCTGCTTGAACCCGAGTCAGACTCTACCCCCATCAAGCTTTACGTGACCATTGGTGACATCAAG ATCTGTGTGAACGACGACTTGGTGGCAAAGAGGTTTGCCTACTACAGCACAAATTCAACCGACGGCCTGGAGGAGGGGGACCGACTTCCTGTGATGCTGTCCTCCAGCATCTTAACCCAGAGCGTCTCCCTGGTCTCAAACAAGCCGACAGCACAAACCCAACCACCTTCCG ATCAGCAGTGTCTGGTTGAAGCTGTGGGGGCAGCTGATTGGCTTACAGCTCCTTCCCCGCCTCCTCAG ATTGTACAACACAAGCTGGTGAAGGCTGGAGGTGAACATCGGTCAGTGGTCACAAAACAACAGCTATCTCCAAACAGCCAATCAGGGAGCGGCTCAGACGCAGCTAAAAG CAGCTCGTCAGACGACACAGACTCGTCTCTGGCTGCAGCCCTCACTAAAAACCTTCAGCTCTTCAG GTTTCTACAGTTTATGAAGCCTGGCAGCAGTTTCGAGCCAGCAGCTCCGCAG GAAGCGGAGGTGTTGCCTCTGATAAG CAATGAAAAACCAGAAGCTGAGAATCTTCAGAGCTGTCAGGCTGAATCTTTGGTGGATGAAGAGGCAAG CTCCAGCAGATCTGTCGCCTCGGCTCCACCAGAGGAGACCCAGAGCAGCGACTGGGTCTGTGCACG CCTGTTGGAGTTGTTGAACCCACAGGCTCTGAACCCGGATCCCGACGCCGAAGACGCTGTG GTTTCTCCCTTCGACCCCTGCAGAAGTGGGATTCTGGTGCATGCTACCTTCCCAGTAGAGCCGTGGATCAGTGTGAATGACCCCACCATCGCAGACACCCTCTGCTGG GTGCAGCGGAAGCAGTACAGCACTTTGTCTCCAGCCGACTGTTACAGCTGGCCAGCTGTGGCTCGAGGATGCCATACCCTTGTTATCTCCAGCAGCGCAGACCAGCCGCTCAGCTACCTTACCCCACTCCTTACTCACATCATGCTGAACTCCATCTTCACTTCCCACACCTCCAGCTCAGGG CCCATAGCTGTGCTGCTGTGTCCCGGCTGGGAGAAGGTCCAAGCTGTTTATGACCTCCTGGGGGTGAGTAAGGTCTCCCAAAAACTCTACCCCACAACTGTGCTGCTGGGCATCGGCAAGGACGAGGCTAAGAGTGTCAAGATCCCCAAAAACT GCCTGCTGTTGGTGACCACTCCTTTCAGTCTGGTCCGTCTGCTGTCCTGCCACTGCTTCCTGTTCCTGCGGCTGTGCCACCTGGTGCTCGACGAAGCTGACCAGCTCGTCAGTCTGGCTCCAGATGAG ATGACGACCATCTTGCAGCACTTCCAGGTCACCTCTGACAAGGAAAGTGATTCCTGTCCTCCGCAGCTGATTGTTGTAGCCAAAAGATGGACAAATCACATGGAGGGTTTGTTATCCACTTACATGCCATGCCCCAGCATTGTCATAAGTGTTCCCGAGGAAGCCGCTCTCTACGGTAACGTTCAGCAG GTCATCCTCATGACTCTGGAGATCAGTAAGATCTCAGTCCTGTTGGGAACGCTCAGCTTCAGCCCCGACGTAGGCCAGAAGACGCTGATCGTAGCGAACTCCTTTCAGGAGGTCGATGATGTGTTCAAG GCTGTGAGCACCAGGTCAGTTTTCTGCCTCAAGATCCACGAAGGGTTAACTCATGACATCGACTTTGTGCTTGAACAGTGGAAGAAGGACATCGGCCCCGGGACTCACGTTATTCTCG TAACCACCGACGATTGTCTCAAGGGTCTGGACATCAGAGATGCGACCTGCGTCGTCCATTACAGTTTCCCCTCTTCTCCTAAGCTCTTTGGCAGCCGACTCTTCTGCATGGCTGAAAACTTCAGGAACTTCTCAAAGCGA GATCAAATGAGGAGTTCTGCCGTCACCAGGTCGGTGCTGCTGATCTCAGAAAGGAACGCCCGCCACGTCATTGGGGTTCTGCGCTACCTGGAAAGGGCAAATGCCCTGCTGCCCCCCGAGCTCCTGACCTTCGCACAGGGGGTACAAATGGCAAACGAGGACCAGAAAACAGACCGCCACCTCTGCAGCCACCTGAAGAGTTTTGGCGTGTGCAG AAACAATGGCATTTGTCCTGAACGCCACCGCTTCATCTCACAGCTGGATCAGTCCAAGCTGCCGGCATCTGGAGTCATAGAA GTTGTACCGCTCTACATAAAGACAGCCTCAGTCTTCTACGGCCGTGTCGTCGAGAAGGAGGACGGAGGCTTTGAGAAAATGGCCTCTGAGATGGCTTCGTACTACGCAGAGAAGAAGCTTGGAGCCAAGAAGCTGCTGGAAGGAGGACTGTACGCTGTGCAGGAGGACGATGTCTTCCACAG GGTGAAGCTCCTCTCTGTGCCCGACAGAGGCGACCGGCTGTTTTTCAGCGTACTTGTTTGCTTCATTGACAtgggaaaggaggaggaggtgaaatCCCATCAGATCCTTGAGCTGCCGGAGCAGTTTCACTCTCTGCATGAACAGGCTGTAGAGATCGTTGTCTGCCGGGTCAAACCAATTGATTCTGAGACCAGCTGGCACCCCAAG GTTACCAGAGCCATCAGCCAGAAGATCCGCGGACTTCAGCATCGAGCCAGAGTAGTTCTCAGCCTGGGAAACACAGTTTTTGTTGATCCAATG GTTCGCGTCACCCAGATTCCAGGAATGAAAACTGTCATCAATGAATACAACGTCCAGGCGGAGATCCTGAAGACCGGGATGGGAATCAGGAACCAGGAGCATGTGGACCTGCTGAGAGCGCTGTGTGAggagaacagcagcagcaaggaTGATGGTCACGTGTCCAG GCTGgcagataatattacatctctGGAGGATGTCAGGATTACAGCTGAGGAAGAAGTTCTGGCCAACAACTTCAAGGCTCCAGACCTTTCTCCACTAGAGGCAATGAGGTCAGGAAACCAGTCCCTGGTCCCAGCACCTACAGATCACCTGGTCCCAGTGTGTGATCAGAACTCCCAGTCAGAGAGTGAGGGTGGTTTTGGacagagaaacactgataagaaGTCAGCTGAGCAGATGGAGAG CACCAGAGATGGAGACGTTTTCCCATCAACCagctacactgctgctctgaacCTGCATGAAGAAG GTGTGCAGGAAGGTGCTGATCAAAGCACCAGGGAGCAGGTCATCAGCACCAGCATCAGAACAGGCTCTGATGATGCATCACGAAG TTTCCACCCTCTGATCCGCTGGTACCAGACGCACGACTCTGCGATTGTGACCATGAAGCTGGCAAACCCGGAGAACCAGCGCTGCGACTTCTACTCGGACCGAGTCATTTACAG TGGCAGCGTTAACGGTCGGTTCTACAGAGCTGACCTGGAGCTTCACTACAAAATCGCAGCTGACGTTTGCTGCTGGGAAATGAAATCCAATGAACCAGTTCTCAAACTAGTGAAGCAGCAGCCGGGACCCTGGGACAAACTCCTCAGAAACAAG AATATATTTGTGAGTTATGACATGGAGCACTTTGATGAGGGTGAAGCTGAGGACGGAGTGCCAAATG GTCCGTGGTTTGTGGAGAACACGGGTGAAGATGACTGGTATGGGAACTCGGAGAGCAGCAGTGAGAGCGACGACTTTTTATAA